The Lasioglossum baleicum chromosome 12, iyLasBale1, whole genome shotgun sequence genome segment AGTATCCAGACCTAATTTCTTGCGCGTAATGGACCATTGTTTTCGTCGAGGTGCCAGCAGGCGTATGGCTCAAAATCAAAGGCAGCAACGGCTGCAATGAGAGCACAATTAAATCTGTTCTAACTAATAAAATAGTTCGAACAAGGGTCAAATTGATTTTCCAAAATACCTACATAGCTAAACTCAGCCTCGTCGAATCCAGTAAAGATAAACATCAGATTTGCACAAATTTTCTCCTGCCAGGGAAAAATATCGCACATAGTTTTCGCTAAATATTTGATAACGAAGCTTTGCGGCAAGAATTCGGTTTCCCCGAGCAAGAAGAAGATTTTCTAGATTTTCGAAAGGGAAGACGCGTTAAAATTGCGCGCTCTAAAATCGTTTGTGAAATGTATTAAATACCTTAAAATTGGTCGCGATCGGAGAGAAATATTTCAATGGGCTTTCCACGTGTTTCATGTAGACCACCGGGGCCAAACTGTATACCGATTGCAAATATCTTGTCATGTACGGCCTCTCGCTGGCCATTACATAGAAAGCAGTTGTACCCATCGAGAAACCGATATACGCTCTTAAATAGCGATGTTTCTGTCTCACCACATAACTGATCATTGCTGGTAGATCGTGGATGCCTGATTCGTGAAAACTGCAAAGACAATCACGATGTAATTATTCGTATTATTGAAGTGTAGCATTTTTCAATTAGCAATATTCTATTAATATTATGAGAAATTAAGGTTCTATAAAACCTCATTAGAGGTACCTGAAGTCCCAAAACTCAGGGTCCCAAGTGCTCATCCTAACGTGCGCCCTCGAATAAGTGTTTCCTCGAAAGTTGCCGAACCAGACATCGTAACCCGCGTCGGCTAATAAGTAAgctgcaaaataaaataatagacgAGAAAGCTTGAAAAAATAGATCACTTTAGATatgttattaatagacagcggaaaaatcaatttctatttcgcagtttgttaaaaatcaagtagaaaatttctattttccatTCTTTATAAATTATTACGAGAAATGCTCGCGGATAAATCATTATGAATGGAGAACGTTAGTATGCGTCACCGACACAGATTACGCGGGCGACATCGATGAGcgacaaaattaaaattgtttatcTCGCCGGTGACTGCGAATGTCAGTCTCATCCTGAATGTGTTAAACACTCGGTCAACCGGAGATCTATTAATAGATTTTTTAATGACTGCACCATTTACACTTAAAGAAAGCAACGCAGCGTTTTAAggtagaaatatttataatagatAAGATGTTTTACCAAGTGCTTTTCCTTTTCCAAGAATAACCCAATCGGCCGAACTACCGAGCACACCATGTTGCAAAAAGATCGCGGGTGATCCAGGTTTTCCCGGAATTCGATGCATTGTTAAAAGGTAGCCATCTTCTGTTTGCACGACGTGACCTTCCGCAGGATACCCTTCTCTTCTTATCAATTGCAGCTGCAAAATACAATTGATTTAAAGATTTAATTGATCTAAAGCCTGCATACTTTATAAACAAagtcgaaaccggcaaaataacAACCTAATTATTCCCCATCCCTTAACACTTCATAGTTTATAGAATTCTAATTGAATTAACTTTAAAATAATTAGATAGCTTACCGTGTTGAGATCGTCGCTTGGGTCAGAATCGAGCGAAATTAAGTTCTCATTAATTCCATAAGATTCGTTAAACTTTTCGGCGTTGTTACAAAAAACGAACAAGGATAAAAAGACGATTAGCGGTgccattttgaaaattgttcagTTGACAAATCGACGAGCTATTTTATGAGATTATtatcattaatattcaataatattattCCACATATTTTCAACGAAGAAAACACAACGACACGCAGGATGTTTCTGATGTCCCGTTCTCGTACACAGCTTTTATAAACTCAACTTGTATACTACGTACATATATCTCTATTCATTAATATGATTCATTAATACTTGCACTTCGCAACCTCGACTGAATAATAAGAAGACACTGAAACAAAGAATATGTTGTAACAAATtatgtttatatatttattatattaaattattttttatattcaatTAAATGTTTCCTAATATTTtacttaaaatattcattttaatttCTACAACACGTACTCCGCAATTGGATAGAAAATACATAGTTCGAATTTTGGCGCCATAGTGTCGTTAAATTTGAGAAGGTAAACAGAGCGTAAGCTTGCTGCGATAACAAGTAACTGTCAAACAATACGATTGTTttagaaagaaaacaaaaataatttaattattacaaatcCGATTGTTCACTTTGTCGCAGACTACTTCATTTTAGTAACACGATCGTTATGAATGTATGTAGGGTTATGttttacaaattttcaaacACACATTGTAATACAAAGTAGGAATGTTTTCCGTGTTCTTTCGTAAATCAGGATTAATAAAACACGTGGTAAACAAATACTTTAAGCGTTCGATATTAATTGTCTAATTACAATTGAAGTATCCAAACGTTGAAAACCTCGTACTGTCACGTAATATACATAAGTAAACGATAACATTGTCATGCTGCCGGAAGATTCTGACGGTTCTGTGCAATGTACATATTTACGATGCAATTGTACCTTGTACTGTTATAGATATATCTATATTGATACGAATAATTTCAATGTAAAACATTCTGTGAAATCGCGTATCTTGTAATAACGAAGCAAACGTTTTAAAGAAAAATCACATTCAAAAGCTCTTTCAATCAAAAATGCATATTCTTTCGCCGGTTTAATCGCGTATCTCTAAGCTGTTGcacgtttattaaaaatttttaaatacatattctattttatgtgtttctattttttaaatacacaTTCTATACGCTATATATTCTATTCTATGTGttgctattttttaaatacatattcTATTCTGTGTGTTTCTACTTTTTAAATACATATTCTACATGCTATATATTCTTTattaatattctatattctataaaacattaaaaatgcTTGTTGAATATGctatatattttattctatattctgTATTGATATTCTACATGAATATTCAACATTCCATAAAACATTATAAATGCTCGTCGACtatgatattttataacaacTTCCATTTAGATTTCAACATAGAAAGATGAATGAGATTACCTTGCCGCCCTCGCCGAATTGGTATTTAAGCAACATCCTCGCTTGCTCTTACAATGGAACCGTTGCATGGGGAGCTAGAAATGTGCTGGCCATTCTAAAGTTTAACCAAAACGAGAAAACAGCGAGCCATTTTATAATACGAAATGTTCACAAGTACAGGGTGACATGTGTCGCCTTTACTCCCGAGTTTGTAGACGTGAACAGCAACTTACTGGCTTCTACCGGAGACGACAATATAGTCAAAGTATGGGATACAGACACATTGTCCATGGTTTATAGTCATTCATTCGGAATAGTAAGTAGATAGAAATTGTACACTTTACGGAACTGGCATAATTACTTCTTATCTGCTATTTCCTTTTAGGACAAAGTAGCTGTGGCAACAGACTGGTCGTATAAAACACCTTACTTATTGTACGCTGCAAGTTCCGATGGTTGCGTATTGTCGTGGAACGTTTATTTCAACGTTACCTCATCTATCTCACTGGGAAAAGTGGCACCTACATGTATATCCTCTTGCCCTCATCGTCCACACCTTGTGGCAATAGGTTCGAAGAGCGGTTTGGTTTCTATAGTTAATTTCGAAGGGAAAGGATCAGTGATGTATAAATTGAGAGGACACGATACAGAGATAGTTAGTCTGTCTTGGTGCCCTTCGGAACAGAACGTTATAAGCGGAAATCAAAGTGCAGATTTACTTTTAGCTTCCGGCGGGAAAGACAGGTAATTAGAGGTGTCCGTAAATTACCACAAATACAACGATTATCTGgcaaattgttttaaatttgtATCGTAGAGCAATTTATATTTGGAGAGCCGGTAAGGATGGACGTTACGAAACGACAATTTCATTGCCTCCAGTTCCGATTGTCACTTGTCAGCACAGAAGTAAATTAAACGTAGGTAACTGGATCACTGTGCATTGGACAGAACCTAAATTATTGTTTACAAGTTCTTCCTACGGAGAATTAATTTCATGGGATTTCTCGACAATAACCAAAGGCAAACCCGCTTGCAAGCTGGTACACGCGCATCACATTAGAGGTCTGTTTTGTATCGCACATGTACCGGAGAAGCAAGAGAATGTGGTAGACGATTGGAGAATCAGGAAAAGGTGACGCTCTAATTGTAATCGCAGCTGGAAAGCTAATTCTAATGTTTCTAAAGTGCGACTTACGAAACAGGAATGTTGTTGAACGAATTACAGGCATAAAATCTGGACCGTGGCACAAGATCGCAGACTTATTTGCAGCACGATACACGAAAATAATGTTGAGATAGAATACGATGTGCATACGCAAGGTGGATACGTCTATTGCATCGCAGCTTGCCCGTTAGAGACTTCGCGCATTGCATTCGGAGTTGGAGATTCAGGAATACGGTTGTGGAATTTATCGGAGGCGCATACCAATACTTTCGATATTACGCTTTTATGGCAAAAGATTAAGGGAAAGATTCGTGCGGTAAGACCACAATTGTAATGTTACCTGTAAAATCGTGAGAATGAGGAGTAAATCGCACAACTTTGCATCCAGATATCATGGCATCCTGAGAAAGAAAACTTATTAGCATATGCAACCGAGGAAGGTCGAATTGGTGTTTTCGATACGAATGGTAACAAACCGCCCACTTTATGTAGACAATATCATAGAAATGTGGTGTATGTTATTCATTGGGGTCCTAATCCGGAAAGCGAACATCACGTCTTATACTCCTGTGCCGAAGGAGAATGCGTGTACTATGATCCGGTAAAACCAAATCAAGGTAACATCTTATATATTGCACCTTGAAAGATGTACTGGTGATTATAATCGTAATTATACGTTTTAAATTAGAACCTAAATCGGTGTTCAAGGAAGACTGCTCAGAATTCAGTTGGAAGCCGGATTTTTCATGCTTGTCGATAGGATTTGAGAATGGGTATGTTTACGAAGTATACAATAGATTTTTAAGAGAAGATAAGAAGTCAACACGTTTTCGTAATCTTTCAGATCAATCTCGTTTCTTAATCGTAAATTAGAACAGCGGGGCTACGCTAAATTCGGCTCCGCCATGGTGCATTGCTTAGTGTGGCATCCAGAAAGCACAGCGACAGACTTAACGTATTCTCCGATGAGAAATTACTTGGCTGTTGCTTGTAAATCATGCACGATAATGATCTTGAACGTATCCAATTTAATGGAACATTTAACAACAGAAGATTCAACTGAAAATGACAATGAACAGAAATGTGATTTGTACAAAGTAAACGAAGTCGTAGCCAGCTTAACAGGACATGTTCACAGCGTTGTTTGTTTAGCATGGAATCCTTACATCACCGGACAGTTGATATCCGGTAGTTACGATTCTACTGCGCAGGTAAGAACATAAACACGATAGTACTATCCGACAATAACTTCTTATTTCCTTTATATAAAGGTTTTATCGTTTCTTAGGTATGGAATGTTGAAACACAAGAATTAATCGCTACCTACGTAAATCATTCTGGGCCAGTATTGTGCTGTATGTGGAGTCCACTAAGTCCTGATTATATCATAACAGGATCGATCGATTTTACTCTCCGAGTATGGAAAGTTAAAGACAATAAGGCCATCACACCGCAAGAAGCAGTACAAAAGAACCCAGTCAAGaaacataaaaagaaacaaaccaAAGCGAACGAAACCGCTAATGCTTCGGTTACAAATGGTGTATCGGAGTTAACTAGCTCCGTATCGGAGTGCTCAATATCGAATGTTTCGCAATTCGCGCAAagtatgaaaataatatttttcattacagctaagttattttgtaatatcgaacgtgtatttttcattttagaatCGAAAATGTTAGTggtgaaagaagaaagaaagaagaaagccGAGAGGACATCGTACTTCGCGAAAAGCGCTAAAAGAATGAATGATAAAACTAGTTTGCTTAATTCTCTCGTGGACATTGTAAAAAGTGTGAAACGGGAGGATGTGAACTCTGAAGAAGATTATGAAGACGCGTCCCATCAGATGACGACAGTATTGTTCTCGCCAAAAGACAGTTTTATGTCGTTCTTCACCGACGATAGTAAGTAGTTAATAAAACATATTATAGCGAATTGCACATATTTATATTGCGAATGGTTATATTCACAGAATCTGCTCATGCTGAAAAAGGTAAACATGACGTAGTGACAGAGATGGATGTATGGTGCGATAATCTGAAACAAAACTTAGATGACGCTGCCAAAGAGAATCGTCTCAATGACTTTCTCGTTTCGCTTTCGGCTAGCTTATCTGTGAAGTATGCGCGACTAACGTATTAATTGCATAAAGTataaagtaataactagactgcggatctttatgcatttatagcaaacttgttgcaaaattttaaaaattgaacatgttgatgtaacattctgtatttttattttgcacgaagatccgcagtctagtaataacttagAATCACTGTGAAATCAATCCAACAACTGCAGCATCTTTCAGAACATGGAAAGAGATGTGCGAATTGTACGCGTATCAATTAATAAGCGACGGTAATCCTTACAAAGCTGTAACATATTTGCTTTCCATACATAAAACCTATGAAGCCATAGAAGCACTTCTGActgcgaatttgcataaagaagCATACGCTCTTGCAAGATGTAAGGTTGAACCCGACGATCCGATCCTGACTAATGTATTAGAAAAATGGGCGAAATACAGTGTGGACACTGGACGTTTCGAAGAAGCTGCGTACATGTAAGTTGTTATGCTGTTAAAAAAAACGTAATGGAAATCATAGATAATTGTCGAACTATATTTCTAGTTACGCTAAATTGGGAAATTTTACCGACACGATCAAATATCTTGCATTGCGTCCAGATGTAAGTAGTTTAATAACCGCAGCTGTAATCGCAGATTTATGTAACAACGATATTCTTAGTAAATCTTTAGCCGAGGAGGCAATGGTGTTAGCTTTGAAAAAATCAGAATACAATTCGGTACGGGATATAATCGCTAAGTTTCCGTACCTTAAGGTATGTTAtcattatatgtattttatattatcataaaatatttatgaataCCATTAATAAAGATTGATACTTGCACGTTTCTTTAGTATCGAGAGATACATTTAATAGTTTTAGAAGAGATTCGgaaattgaataaaaagaaTGTGAAGCTCGAAACAATACGAATGTGGTTAAACGGAGAACTAAACGATGATCTGTTTCACGTTTTGGAGACAACTTGTAaagattattattgttattacagTGACCTACGGCAGAGCAAAATTAGTTATACCTTTGAAAATGAACACACGGTAAGAATGTATTCGAAGTAAATCGTCCAAGGGaagttaaatttaatttttatttcagccGTGGTTGATCGTTAGCTATGAAGTTGCATCGGCGTTGATTTGTTCCGATAAACAACAACAATTGAGACATATTGTTGCCACATTAGGTGTGATTACTCGATTCGAAACGTTGCATCCGCAAAATGTTGAAAATGAATGTAGCTTGTTGTTGAAAGTTATTCTAATGTTGGATGCTAAAAATCCAAAGGATGCCGAAAGCATATTTGCGAAAACTGATTATCCTGTATCGGTCAGTTTACGAGCATACTTGTGCCATGCTTTGTTGAATTGGTGTGTAAATAACATAGATGACGAAACTGTGAATCTCGACATTCAGATTTACGTCTCTTTGATAGAAGATTTGATCGAGGACATTCTGAATAAGCAAATAGTCAGGCAATGGTTACTGGAAAATGATATTCGGAAACTACAAAATCAAGCACAATCTGTCTTATGTAAGTTGAGCAAGTATTACCTGATTTATTTCTCATAAAGCTTTTAATTCAATTAATGaagacgttaattgtttcgtTAGGTAAAATACAAGAAGGATATTCTAGTGCACAAATTGTTCTAGAAGAAGTTGTCGTACAAGAACTGAACACGTTAAAAGCTGAAAAGAAACAACTCGACGATACACTGGTTTGTACTCCTAATCCAATTGTGGTTTATAGCAAAGCGCAAGAATTAGGGAGCAAACTATTAGATGAAAGTATTAAAACTAGGTTTCTAGAAATGGTTTCTACAGCATGGACGAAAGCTACCTcggaggaataaaataaaatgttaaatctatttaatttttctaagaGAATCAGACAATAGTAGATTTTTCTGCATTTCCTCATACATACTATCTAAGCTACATAAATAGAGATTAAGGCACATGTTCCTCACTGTATTTACATAATTTAGAGATAATGTATCTTGTCTCGACAATATATTTCATTCTCTACAGCGATCAgaaaaatacgatttttatttatattaattattgtaagttttacaaaatatcaTTTTGTTTTCAACTGTTAAGAGATAATATAGTTCCCGATAAAATATGACTTTACCATCTTCAGCTCGCGCTTACTCTCCAAAAACGAATTTCTCTATCGCTTGCAGCACAAATGTATGGCAACTTATAATGCCACGTTATTCCGCCTATTAACTTAACTTGACCGCAGAGTATTTCTTGATCGGACTTTAGATTCCTTACTTTTAATAAATTGTCTGGCTTGCCAATGGTTGCTACTAAATGATCGTAAGCTGGAGAAAATTTCACTATTAATCCACCTTCGATATGAGGGGGACTCGATTCATGAGGTAAACTAGAAAAAGAAGAATATACattaattgttaatattaattCAGTTAGATTAATTTGCATTACCTGAATTTTGATACTTTGATGTCCCATAGAAGCAACTTTCCAGCAGCCATACCAGCTATTTTAAATGGATTAGATCCCCAATCAACTGACATTAAAGGTACAACATCTGCGTCTAGAGACATAATTGCTTGTTGACTTCGTATATCGTACATGTGAATCAGACCATTCTTTTCTCCCACAAGGAGTTTGCCAGGTTTTTCACTGTGAAACTGTATAGTCATTCCAGGTGATGTTAAATACATTGTAGAAATACACCTTCCTTCCTCGTTTACTGCCCAAAGCTTACACGTGTAGTCGTCGGACACGGAAGCCAATATTTTTCCTTCGGTATCATAACAAATTGAGTTTACGTAATCTTTATGTCCTTCCATCTTGCattatgaaagaaaaattattattcaaaataaatataatcattttatattatgtATTCGTCGATAATCGTTTACTTTTTTACCTCCCATATTGTACTATCAGATGTGTTACTACAATATAATCTTATTTTAAAATCAGACCCAGCAACGCTGAATGTCAACACCTTCGATACCACGCTTAAACAAGTTTCTGGACTCCAAGCGATGGCGTGAGGCCTGGTATTGTGACTGAATGTTCTATAACGACTGTACGTAAAATCATCCACTGTCTCATCCTCCTCCTAAATACGTGTACATAATAATTATCATCCGTTCGATTCtctgaatgaaaaatatattcaattgtgCACAATTCTGAACTGAGTTATCTCTGTTTCAGACGGTCAATAAACGCGCAAGAAATCTTTACCTGAAACTTAATAGTACCGATGACAATTTCCTCGGCAAGAGCGATGCAGATCAAATTTTGCGACCATTCGTACGGCGACAAAGCGACGCAATATATTTGCTTCGAAAATTTCAATTCAAACGTAGACGGTGCGGTCAGACCCTCGTCCATCCTTTTATTTGTATTCTCGTTCTCGCAATACAAGTAGTACACTATTTATTATTCAGTGTTCAAATACGAAGGATTGCCGGCATAACCTCCAAAATTGCACGAAGAGAGCTCACTCTACATAAATAAATAGCGATTCTCTCGATAGAAGTCTAGGCAATTTTTCTATGAACGGTAAATGAACAATCAATAATATCAACTTCCATTTACCAATTCGTTTGTAATAGAATGATTTCGTACATCGTAATGCTGCAATCGGTAATCGTAATTTCGTATAAACATAAAAGAACATGCAAGCATCGCGAGGTGAGGTTAGGTTGAATTCAAATGATCTATGTAGAGGGCAGTAGGTATTTTACGTATGGTATATGTAATCGTTCAACGTGCCGCGTATCTCTCGGGAACGATATTTCTTCTACTAAGTACAAGACCAGCATTTATGCACGCTGCAAATTTTTGATTCCTGGATCAACAATCAGATATGAATTGACAGATCGTATTGGCAGAAATCTTGCCAAGCTGTATCCTCGATCTGCCTCGATCCACGATCGCGTTACAAGGTGAGTTACCTTCTGTCAAGGCATGCCAAGGCATGCTGACCAGGACATGCTGTGCACACTTCGCAAGCTGCTTCACCTCGTGTTTGCCTTTTTAATTACATGATTTCATATCATCTACGTGTTACACAAATTTCCACTGTTTCACGTAAGCTTAACATAACACGCACGATACACcgatactttttaccgaaatacGTTTACCCTCGTAAGCTTGTCTCcagttttgaattttttaaagaaaccaGCGTTATTTCGTGAATTTCTCGAGTTCTTTGTACTCTCTGCAA includes the following:
- the Nup37 gene encoding nuclear pore complex protein Nup37, with amino-acid sequence MDEGLTAPSTFELKFSKQIYCVALSPYEWSQNLICIALAEEIVIGTIKFQEEDETVDDFTYSRYRTFSHNTRPHAIAWSPETCLSVVSKVLTFSVAGSDFKIRLYCSNTSDSTIWEMEGHKDYVNSICYDTEGKILASVSDDYTCKLWAVNEEGRCISTMYLTSPGMTIQFHSEKPGKLLVGEKNGLIHMYDIRSQQAIMSLDADVVPLMSVDWGSNPFKIAGMAAGKLLLWDIKVSKFSLPHESSPPHIEGGLIVKFSPAYDHLVATIGKPDNLLKVRNLKSDQEILCGQVKLIGGITWHYKLPYICAASDREIRFWRVSAS